The Vibrio sp. NTOU-M3 genomic sequence GAGTGTCGGGTTGTCTTCGGTTTTTGCTGAACAAATCACAACAGGTGTAGGCTTCGTCGACATGATCTGCTTAAGAAAAGCAATGCCATCCATTTTTGGCATCGCGATATCCAACAAGATCACATCCGGCCAATACTTCTCCATTTTTTTGATTGCAATCAGAGGATCCGGAGCAACACCTAATAGTTCTAACCCAGCTTCTTTATCGATGATCTCCCCCAACACTTGGCGAATGACCGCAGAATCATCAACAATAAAAACCCCAACGTTCTTCATAAGCGCTCCCTTCGGTAGATACAGTTTTCAACCTGAGCCATTTTGGAGTGCTTACGCAGAACATTTTCACTGTGACCTAAAAACAGTAGCCCTTTCACAGCAAGGCTCTCTATGACATTGTCGACAATTTTTTTCTGACGTTCAGAATCAAAGTAGATCAGAACATTTCGCAGAAAAATTACGTCGTATTGTTGTGGTTGTGGAGAGGCTAATAAGTTATGTTGGCTAAAGTGACAAAAGCGGCGAAGACACTGTGCAATCGTAAAATGCCCTTCATTCTCCCCAATACCTTTCAGGCAATAACGTTTGCGATAAAACGGTGGAATTTTTTCAGCGAGTGAGAGTGGATATTGGCACTGCCTTGCGCTTTCAACAACATTGGTTGACACATCCGTCCCTAGTAATGACCAGTTGCTGTTTCCATACGAGTCATCCAAAACCATCGCTAAACTGTACGCCTCTTCTCCAGAGGAACATGCAGCACTCCATGCTTTCAATGGAGCACGAAAAGGCAGGCTTTCAAGCCACCATTTTAGTTTTTCAAACTGCATTGGCTCACGAAAAAATGAAGTTTCATGTGTTGTCAGTCTATCGATGAAAAACTGCAACTCGCTATCGCAATTACCTCGCCCAAGCAGCTGTAAATATTGTTCAACGCTTTGGCAACCAAGTTGATTGATCCGCATCCCCAATCGATGCTCCACCATCGCGCGTTTATGCTCACCAAGTAGGATACCCGTATGGTTTTCAAGCAATGCTCTCACATGATCAAACTGCTCTCTCCCAAGCATAATTAGGCTTCCCAAGCCGCAAGCATCCGCACTTGATGATGCAGCATCTGACTATTAATATCTTGGCTGCTTAACAACGCAGACATATCGAGAATGGGAACCGAACTCTCCTCTAGTGCTAATATTTTCCATACAAAGTCAGTAGGC encodes the following:
- a CDS encoding protein-glutamate O-methyltransferase CheR; this encodes MLGREQFDHVRALLENHTGILLGEHKRAMVEHRLGMRINQLGCQSVEQYLQLLGRGNCDSELQFFIDRLTTHETSFFREPMQFEKLKWWLESLPFRAPLKAWSAACSSGEEAYSLAMVLDDSYGNSNWSLLGTDVSTNVVESARQCQYPLSLAEKIPPFYRKRYCLKGIGENEGHFTIAQCLRRFCHFSQHNLLASPQPQQYDVIFLRNVLIYFDSERQKKIVDNVIESLAVKGLLFLGHSENVLRKHSKMAQVENCIYRRERL